AAGAAAAACGGTGGTTTTCGGCAGGCGCATGGTTCCCCTCCCGCCCCATTATACCCGAATCGGGGGCGCGGGCTGAACCGGCGCGTCGCCGGGAGTCAGTTTTTCCCTCCGGAGAGCGAGTTCAGGAAATCGCTGTTCGTCTTGGTCTTGGAAAGTTTTTCCAGGAGCAGCTCCATGCTTTCGACGGGAGAGAGCGGGTTGAGCACCTTGCGCAGGACCCAGATGCGGGCGAGGTCGGCCGAGTCGACGAGCAGTTCCTCCTTGCGGGTCCCGGACTTGTTGATGTCGATGGCGGGGAAGACGCGCTTGTCGACCAGTTTGCGCTCCAGGTGGAGCTCCATGTTGCCGGTCCCCTTGAATTCCTCGAAGATCACGTCGTCCATGCGGCTCCCGGTGTCCACCAGGGCCGTGGCGATGATGGTGATGCTCCCCCCCTCCTCGATGTTGCGCGCGGCGCCGAAGAAGCGCTTCGGCCGCTGCAGGGCGTTGCTGTCCACGCCGCCCGACAGGACCTTCCCGCTCG
This sequence is a window from Acidobacteriota bacterium. Protein-coding genes within it:
- the rho gene encoding transcription termination factor Rho (An RNA-DNA helicase that actively releases nascent mRNAs from paused transcription complexes) — encoded protein: SGKVLSGGVDSNALQRPKRFFGAARNIEEGGSITIIATALVDTGSRMDDVIFEEFKGTGNMELHLERKLVDKRVFPAIDINKSGTRKEELLVDSADLARIWVLRKVLNPLSPVESMELLLEKLSKTKTNSDFLNSLSGGKN